From Paenarthrobacter sp. A20:
TTGGACGAGCACAAACCCTCCCAAGTAGGACTTACCAAGCTGTCTAAAGTGCTCCACCGCAAGCGGCCGGAACTCATACCCCTCTATGACAAGAACATCTACTCCTGCTACGTCGGTGAGGGCAGGCCGCTACCTGAGGACGACAATCGGAGTTGGTTCAACTTGGCCAAGCTTTTGATGCGTGCGATGAAGTTCGATCTTGAATCACAGATCGACTCGTGGAGAGCTATCGCCGCTTTAGCTACTGGGCCCGCCGTCACGCCGCTCCGAGCGATGGACATCATTGGGTGGCGATTAGGCGCGCAAATCCGGGACAGTAGCTACCTCGGTGAGTTCCGTCATAGGCGTGCTTCCACGGCCGCGTAGTGATTGTGCCTCTAGCGACGGGTCGTCAGGCCAGCGGATTTTCGCCTATTGCATGGGCCACACAGGACTTGCAGATTCTCAACATTGCTGCTGCCTCCCATGGACACTGGGATGATGTGATCGAATTGAAGCTCGCCGGTCGATCCGCAACTCCGGCACCTGCCTTCATCACGGGCCCAGACGTACTGTTTCGCATCGTCCGGGATGGCGCGACGAACGGCTGCGGCTTGAGGCGTCGAACCCATAGCGACCGTTGCTTGGGCTCTGTCGATTTGCTGCTGCCTGCGTTGGTTCTTCATTACTAACAGTGCCCGAATTTCTGCTGAACGGAGCCCTTCGTTCTCCCAGTAGAATCCGTTTTCGAATTGCCAGTAGCGTCGCTCACCGATTGTGGTGAGAGCAATGGGGTACTCACTTTGGCGTTTAAGGGTTTCCGCAAATTCAGGCTTCGTAAACTTGCCCAATCGGTAAGAATTCCGGCCGATCGTTAGAACGACGGGGCCTTTACCTGTCCAAAAGCTCGGTTGATGAAAAAGGCTGACGTTATCGGCCTTTCGAAGCATGTCCTACCCCCACTTAGTTCTGGCAGCCACTTCGATTCGAGGCGCTGGTGTGATTCCATACTCTAATTGACGGCAAGGACAATGAACTCGGGTTGATTGAGCGGCACGCTATGTGACGAATCTGGAGTGCGGGTTGGAAACAATAGGCACCCCACCCCGCGCCCGCTTCAGATCCTTCCGCAGTCCTCGGTTATCAGCCCGGAGCTCCCTATTGTCGTCAGCCAGCCCCTGGTTGTCCTCGGCCAACCCGCGATTCTCCGCCTCCAGTTCAAGCACCAGCTTCACGCCGGCCAGGTTCAGCCCTTCATCCAGGAGCACCCCGATCCGTCGCAGCGTCGCCAGGTTCCGTTCGCTGTAACGGCGAGTTCCGCCGTCGGTCCTCTCCGGAGTGAGCAGGCCTTTGCGCTCGTACAACCGAAGGTTCTGCTGGCCAGTGCCCACGAGTTCAGCTGCTACGGAGATCGCGTAGACACCCAGCGCGTCGCGCCCGCCCCCGTCCCGTTTGCCAGTCGAAGCAGGGCCGCCGCCCGGCGCGGACGCGCCCAATCCGCCGTCGTGCTCCTCCGCAGCAGAACCCGCCATCAAGACCTCCCAAAATCCACTTGCACCACACTCTCGCCGGTGTTATAAAAAATCTATACCAGCCACCACAGATCAGGAAGGGCTGGCACAACAACAGAATCAGCATCAAGACCAGAGGAGTGAGAACACAATGCTGATGCGCACTGACCCGTTCCGCGATTTCGACAGGCTCGCCCAACAGGTTTTTGGCACAACAGCACGCCCTGCCGGCATGCCCATGGATGCCTGGCAGGAGGGCGAGGAGTTTGTCGTTGCCTTTGATTTGCCCGGTGTGAGCCCTGACTCCGTCGACCTCGACGTCGAGCGCAACGTCCTCACCGTCAAGGCAGAACGGAAGTCGCCAGCTGGCGAGAACTCAGAAATGATCGCCGCCGAACGCCCGCAAGGCGTCTTCAGTCGGCAACTGATCCTGGGCGACACCTTGGACACCGAAGGCGTCAAGGCCAGCTACGACGCGGGCGTGCTGACACTCCGTATCCCCGTCGCAGAGAAGGCCAAACCACGGCGCATCGAGATCACGTCCAACGGACAACGGCAAGAGATCAACGCCTGACCCGTCCGCCCTGTCGGGAGGTTCACCCCGGGGGTGGCCCACCGGGGGTGGCCAACCGGCAGGGCGCCGACCGGGAACAACGGAGGCGGCCGCATCGGAATAGTTGGGCGCAGGCTTCGCGCCACGTCACCGCGTTTTTTAGCGCACATGAAAGCGGCCCCCGCCCGTCATCTCCCGATTGATGGCCCCCGGTGCACGCCGGGGGCCATCCCAAGTCCGCTGCAGGAAACCGGAACCAACCGTGAACGACCAACCTGACCACTACGCCACTTTGCACGTGCCGCCCGACGCGACGGCCCGCGACATCACCCGCGCCTTCCGCGCGCTGCTCCGGACCCATCACCCGGACACACGCCACAAGGTCGACGACGGCGACACCACCTCCGCGGCCGACCTCAAGGAACTGCACGCCATAATGCAGGCGTACGTCGTTTTGTCGGACCCAGGAAAGCGGGCGGCTTACGATCAGGCGCGGCGGAGCGGTGTGCCCGCACGAAGGCCCGGAACGCCTGGAACGCCTGGAACGCCGGTGGAGGTACGGGTCCATCGACATGAACCGGCAGGCAGCAAGGAAACCAAGCCGCCCCTGTCTTTCGGACCAACCCACTGGGAGCCTTCAACCCGAACCCTGAGAACACCAAGGAGCCATTCATGAGTGCTTGGCGTCCGTACGACGGCCACATCATTCCCGCGTTCTACGAACGATTCGAGAAACGCTGGGGGAGAGGGACAGCACCGTTCCTCGACCCCGAAGTCCACGAGCAACCCATGCCACGGGCCCAGTGGATCAACCCGGACACGGGCGCGGCGGTAGCTGTTGTCCCCATCTGGACCGACGATCCCGAGCACAGGTCCTTCGGCGTCTTCTACCTCCCACCCGCCGGCGATATCTGGATGCTCCGCCCCGGCCCCACCACGTTCCTGGAACCCAACGCCGGATCCAGTAAAGAGCAGGTGACGCTCCGCAACGATGCCTTCAAGAAGGCCGTCAACCACGCCAAGGAGTTCATCTACGGCCCGCAGCTTTGAGGGGGTGCGCCGAGGGGTGGGATCTCGGGGGAAAGTAGGCCTCAAACTGCTGGGGTGTCGCCCCTCGGCGAGGGAATAGCCACAATTGCGGACCGATCCTGACCTCGATCAGTCGTAGTCTGAAACCACGGAACCCCGACGAAGAGGACGCAGTCATGACCGCGGCAGACCCGACCATCAGCACAGTCCCGACTGGCTACTCCAGCGTCAGCCCCTGGCTCATCACTCGAGACACGAACGCCCTCTTCGAGTTCATCACGGCTGCGTTTGGCGCTGAGGAGATCGACCGGGTCGTTGGCGAGGACGGGACCATCGGGCACGCGGAAGCGCGGATCGGCGACTCAGTAGTCCTCGCATTCGACAGCCGACCGCATTGGCCCGCAACGCCGTCGTACCTCCGTCTTTATACGCACGACGCCGATGCCGCCTTCCACGCCGCCCTCGCCGCGGGTGCCACCACGGTTTCGGTCCCCGACAACAGCGCCTGGGGTGACCGTGGCGCCCGGATTCTGGACCCGCTGGGGAACGTCTGGTGGATCATGTCGCACATGGAAGACGTCTCCGACGACGACGCCGCCAGCCGCTCGCAGGCCCCCGAATACGCGGCGGGGATGGACTATGCGGTCGATTCCCTCCATCGGCACATGATCGGCCAGCCGGACGCACCCGTCCCCGATGAAGTGACGTCCATGTCCCCGCTGGTTCGAGCCGACGGCATCAGCCACATTCCCGCTGGCTACCGTTCCGTGGAACCCTGGATCATCACGAGCAGCACACCCGGGCTCCTGGACTTCCTCACTGCCGCGTTCGGCGCCCAGGAAGCGTTCCGGGTCCCCATGGAAGACGGGTCCATCGGGCACGCTGAGGCGAAGATCGGCGACTCGAACATCCTCGCCTTCGATTCCCGCCCGGGCTGGCCGCCGACTCCGGCCTTCCTCCGCGTCTACGTCGACGACGGCGATGCCACCTTCGCTGCCTCGCTCGCCGCGGGTGCCACGGCGGTCACGGACATGACGGAGATGTTCTGGGGAGAAAGAGTGGGCCGCGTTCGGGATCCTTTGGGCAATCTCTGGTGGATCCACTGCCGGGTCGCAGAGCTCAACGAGGAGGAGGCCTACGCGAGGGCGGGCGATCCCGAGTTCGTGAAGGCCATGGAGTACGTATCGGGCGTGGACTTCTTCGCGAGGGGTTAGCTCTCGGCAGTAAGCGGGCTTCAACGTGCGCAGAGCCAATCGCGGGCTTATTGCCAGAAATCCTTGTGAGGGGCAGCAGCCTCGTCCTCCAGGAGAGGGCCCACCACAGAGATTTTGCGCTGACCGCAGCTGAAGACTTCGCGGCAGGGAAGGGACAGGGTGGGGTTTTCGGGGTTATCTCCCGTAATGCTCAGCAGTGATTCTTCGCTGAGCCCGTAAACCACTCGCCCGATGCCCGTCCAGTAGACAGCGCCGGCGCACATCGCACACGGTTCTGCGCTGGTGTACAGCGTTGACCGCGCCAATTGCTCGGTACTGAGCTGCCGAAATGCTTCCGCCGCAGCCCTGAGTTCGGCGTGCTGGGTCGGGTCGCCTTCCGGCGGCATCGAATTGTTTCCCTTCGAGCTCACCACCGTGCCATGCTCGTCCACCACCACGGCGCCGAATGGATGCCGTCCCTCAGCCTTGACTTGGTGGGACAGCGTGATGGCCAGGCGCAGGAAGTCCACGTCCTGTTGGGAGACGGCAGAGCCGGGGTTCTCAGTGTTTGTCACTTCTGAATCTCTCTCTTGGTATGGATTAGACGAAGAGGCCGTGGGGCTCACCGACGCGGTCGAGGTACTCACGACGCCGCGCAAACAGCCCCTCAAAGCCCCGAGAAGTCGCCCCTCGGCGGGAGGCGCGGCACAAAAGCAAAAAGAAGGCTGGTGCAGCCTAGGGAAAGAATCCCAAGGCGGCTGCACCAGCTGCTAGTACGACTTTCTGCTATGAGTTGTGACACCTATTCATTGGCCGCTCCTAGTTCCCGGCTTCGCTTGTTTCCGGGCCTTTCAAAGTCTGTGCAGGTGAGGCGGAGCTGAGGTGGCAACTGAGGGCTCCGTGCCCCGGGAGAACACCTCCCATCTTACGGCGGCTGCGTGAAAAAAGCGCTGGAATTCGCGGTATTTCAGGGGCGCCTGCGGGCCGTGCGCTGCCTGCCGTGGCACGATAGATCACGATGAAACTGCGCGCTGATCAGACCGGAAACCGTGGCCTCCCGATGCCCCTTTGGCTGCAGGGTGGTTTGGAATCGGCGCAGGCAGCCTTCATTTCGGCCATCGTGGTGGTGCTCCCGCTGGTGGGAGTGTGGGCCACCGACGGATTCCAAGACCGGAACGTGGACTCCTTGGCTCGCTTGGCCGGCCAGGCCTGGCTGCTGATTCACGGCGTTCCGCTGGAGTTGGCCCAAGTCAGCCTCGGCACTGCGGGCCAGCCGGGCTCGGGCCTGTTGTCACTCATTCCTTTGGGCCTGACGCTCATCCCCTTCCTACTCGCCTGGCGGGCCGGGCGCCGCCTCGCCCGTGCCTCGTACACAGACCAGCTGTGGCAGGCATTCTTTGGCGCATTCGTTGTCTACGCGGCTTTCGGTGCAGCTACCGGGTTCGTGTGCCGCACCTCCGAAGTGGTCATCAACCTCTGGCTTGCCATGACCATTCCGCTGATCTCCTTCGGCCTGGGCATGATCGTCGGCGC
This genomic window contains:
- a CDS encoding DUF6308 family protein, which gives rise to MTEELYVGGAQIDFEEARNFARRYFGSEGRTWSYPAYDSYPGHPGPAVGHADLLAVALLNAHQKPVETYYGLESMLPIINGRLADPHLTGSLAEAGEQTIEALARLFGTLDEHKPSQVGLTKLSKVLHRKRPELIPLYDKNIYSCYVGEGRPLPEDDNRSWFNLAKLLMRAMKFDLESQIDSWRAIAALATGPAVTPLRAMDIIGWRLGAQIRDSSYLGEFRHRRASTAA
- a CDS encoding HNH endonuclease, producing MLRKADNVSLFHQPSFWTGKGPVVLTIGRNSYRLGKFTKPEFAETLKRQSEYPIALTTIGERRYWQFENGFYWENEGLRSAEIRALLVMKNQRRQQQIDRAQATVAMGSTPQAAAVRRAIPDDAKQYVWARDEGRCRSCGSTGELQFDHIIPVSMGGSSNVENLQVLCGPCNRRKSAGLTTRR
- a CDS encoding MerR family transcriptional regulator, producing MAGSAAEEHDGGLGASAPGGGPASTGKRDGGGRDALGVYAISVAAELVGTGQQNLRLYERKGLLTPERTDGGTRRYSERNLATLRRIGVLLDEGLNLAGVKLVLELEAENRGLAEDNQGLADDNRELRADNRGLRKDLKRARGGVPIVSNPHSRFVT
- a CDS encoding Hsp20/alpha crystallin family protein translates to MLMRTDPFRDFDRLAQQVFGTTARPAGMPMDAWQEGEEFVVAFDLPGVSPDSVDLDVERNVLTVKAERKSPAGENSEMIAAERPQGVFSRQLILGDTLDTEGVKASYDAGVLTLRIPVAEKAKPRRIEITSNGQRQEINA
- a CDS encoding J domain-containing protein, with the protein product MNDQPDHYATLHVPPDATARDITRAFRALLRTHHPDTRHKVDDGDTTSAADLKELHAIMQAYVVLSDPGKRAAYDQARRSGVPARRPGTPGTPGTPVEVRVHRHEPAGSKETKPPLSFGPTHWEPSTRTLRTPRSHS
- a CDS encoding VOC family protein, with translation MTAADPTISTVPTGYSSVSPWLITRDTNALFEFITAAFGAEEIDRVVGEDGTIGHAEARIGDSVVLAFDSRPHWPATPSYLRLYTHDADAAFHAALAAGATTVSVPDNSAWGDRGARILDPLGNVWWIMSHMEDVSDDDAASRSQAPEYAAGMDYAVDSLHRHMIGQPDAPVPDEVTSMSPLVRADGISHIPAGYRSVEPWIITSSTPGLLDFLTAAFGAQEAFRVPMEDGSIGHAEAKIGDSNILAFDSRPGWPPTPAFLRVYVDDGDATFAASLAAGATAVTDMTEMFWGERVGRVRDPLGNLWWIHCRVAELNEEEAYARAGDPEFVKAMEYVSGVDFFARG
- a CDS encoding nucleoside deaminase, yielding MTNTENPGSAVSQQDVDFLRLAITLSHQVKAEGRHPFGAVVVDEHGTVVSSKGNNSMPPEGDPTQHAELRAAAEAFRQLSTEQLARSTLYTSAEPCAMCAGAVYWTGIGRVVYGLSEESLLSITGDNPENPTLSLPCREVFSCGQRKISVVGPLLEDEAAAPHKDFWQ